A genome region from Natronobeatus ordinarius includes the following:
- a CDS encoding PIN domain-containing protein, producing the protein MTRRVALDTSALMMPVELDVRLFDELDRVLDGALELVTPQPVVEELRRLSEKGGTEGTAASVGHDLATERCLAVDTEASYADDALVELAYEGVVDYVATNDVGLRDRVLAENVPVIALRGRNKLGITRP; encoded by the coding sequence ATGACGCGGCGCGTAGCCCTCGATACGAGCGCACTCATGATGCCGGTCGAACTCGACGTGCGACTGTTCGACGAACTCGATCGCGTACTCGACGGTGCACTCGAGCTGGTTACGCCACAGCCGGTCGTCGAGGAGCTTCGGCGACTCTCCGAGAAGGGCGGTACCGAGGGAACGGCGGCGTCGGTCGGCCACGACCTGGCGACCGAGCGCTGTCTCGCCGTCGACACCGAAGCCTCCTACGCCGACGATGCGCTGGTCGAACTCGCCTACGAGGGCGTCGTCGACTACGTCGCCACCAACGACGTCGGGCTACGAGACCGGGTGCTCGCGGAGAACGTACCGGTAATTGCATTACGCGGGAGAAACAAACTAGGGATTACTCGACCATAG
- a CDS encoding DNA-directed RNA polymerase codes for MYKRVRLKDTVEVPPRELGDVSPDLVKRLLQDKLEGRMDEEVGSVVSVTEVHDIGEGTVLPNRPGVYYEAEFDAVTFDPQMQEVVDGTVVEVVEFGAFVGIGPVDGLLHVSQISNEYLAFDGENQRLASNESDRSLDVDDAVRARIVTKSIDERNPRDSKIGLTAKQPGLGKHGWLREERDEPEEATAGE; via the coding sequence ATGTACAAACGGGTTAGATTGAAAGACACGGTGGAAGTACCGCCGCGGGAGCTGGGCGACGTCTCGCCCGACCTCGTCAAGCGACTGCTCCAGGACAAACTCGAAGGACGGATGGACGAGGAGGTGGGAAGCGTCGTCTCCGTCACCGAGGTCCACGACATCGGTGAGGGGACGGTCCTGCCGAATCGGCCGGGCGTCTACTACGAAGCGGAGTTCGACGCGGTGACGTTCGACCCCCAGATGCAGGAGGTCGTCGACGGCACCGTCGTCGAAGTCGTCGAGTTCGGCGCCTTCGTCGGCATCGGCCCCGTCGACGGGCTGTTGCACGTCTCCCAGATCTCGAACGAGTACCTCGCCTTCGACGGCGAGAACCAGCGACTGGCCTCGAACGAGTCCGACCGATCGCTCGACGTCGACGACGCCGTTCGCGCGCGAATCGTCACCAAGAGCATCGACGAGCGCAACCCTCGCGACTCGAAGATCGGTCTCACGGCCAAACAGCCCGGGCTCGGCAAACACGGCTGGCTGCGAGAAGAGCGCGACGAGCCCGAAGAAGCCACCGCAGGTGAGTAA
- the spt4 gene encoding transcription elongation factor subunit Spt4, protein MAAKRLVCRECHRVNDADADICVSCGSSSLTEDWAGYVVIAHPEESEIATEMQVTEPGAYALKVR, encoded by the coding sequence ATGGCCGCAAAGCGCCTCGTCTGTCGCGAGTGTCACCGGGTGAACGACGCGGACGCCGATATCTGCGTGTCGTGTGGCTCCTCGTCGCTCACCGAGGACTGGGCCGGCTACGTCGTCATCGCTCACCCCGAAGAGAGCGAGATCGCTACCGAGATGCAGGTCACGGAACCGGGCGCGTACGCGCTCAAAGTCCGCTGA
- a CDS encoding GTP-dependent dephospho-CoA kinase family protein: MSRDVADDAGRDDEPLLVLPDELRSELKEPFGPIETDAETLLERADPPIVAVGDVVTYHLLQADYPPDVAVVDGRTKRQAVDAEIREAVTTGASLEVENPPATITEALVRALCTALEADEPTTILVDGEEDLAALPAIVAAPEGASVVYGQPDEGMVLVRVAAPVRTDVRELLERLEGDCDRLWTLLSEDCSRSH; encoded by the coding sequence GTGTCCCGAGACGTAGCCGACGACGCCGGCAGGGACGACGAGCCGCTGCTGGTTCTTCCCGACGAGCTTCGAAGCGAGCTGAAAGAGCCATTCGGCCCTATCGAGACCGACGCCGAAACGCTCCTCGAGCGCGCCGACCCGCCGATCGTTGCCGTCGGCGACGTCGTCACCTATCACCTGCTCCAGGCCGACTACCCACCGGACGTCGCCGTCGTCGACGGCCGAACCAAACGCCAGGCCGTCGATGCCGAGATCCGCGAGGCCGTAACCACGGGCGCGAGCCTCGAGGTCGAAAACCCGCCCGCGACGATCACCGAAGCCCTCGTCCGTGCACTCTGTACCGCGCTCGAGGCCGACGAACCCACGACGATCCTCGTCGACGGGGAAGAGGACCTCGCCGCACTGCCGGCGATCGTCGCTGCCCCCGAGGGCGCGAGCGTCGTCTACGGCCAACCCGACGAGGGGATGGTGCTCGTACGCGTCGCAGCGCCCGTCCGAACCGACGTTCGGGAACTGCTCGAGCGACTCGAGGGTGACTGCGACCGGCTGTGGACGCTGCTGTCCGAGGACTGTTCTCGGAGTCACTGA
- a CDS encoding DUF5814 domain-containing protein: protein MAITDKIYLKNHRQISSQLETNIPKGAFKGATLDVLFQGDGLEKLDDATRERVLDFASDFLDCDCQDNPYCGCPERKFMRYLLELRAQGLGPDAIVDVMSDDYMLYAYPGDVLSFLDDAVRTLEAAEGLARVDGAEAKREEISRTKQNLSR, encoded by the coding sequence GTGGCCATCACCGACAAGATCTACCTCAAAAACCACCGCCAGATCAGCTCCCAGCTCGAGACGAACATCCCGAAGGGAGCGTTCAAGGGCGCGACGCTCGACGTCCTGTTCCAGGGCGACGGGCTCGAGAAACTCGACGACGCCACCCGCGAGCGAGTACTCGACTTCGCGTCGGACTTTCTCGACTGTGACTGTCAGGACAACCCCTACTGTGGCTGTCCAGAACGGAAGTTCATGCGCTACCTCCTCGAGTTGCGTGCTCAGGGGCTCGGCCCCGACGCCATCGTGGACGTGATGAGCGACGACTACATGCTCTACGCTTACCCCGGGGACGTCCTCTCGTTTCTCGACGATGCCGTCCGGACGCTCGAGGCGGCCGAAGGGCTGGCACGAGTCGACGGCGCCGAGGCAAAACGTGAGGAGATCAGTCGAACGAAGCAGAATCTTTCGCGGTGA
- a CDS encoding ribbon-helix-helix protein, CopG family, translating to MGNKNKTISFRVNEDAFEALQEIAEERDISLSAVFRDYVDMLVDHDGQVSVVPESELEKLDRADADHAFPPTVEVPKSFVREHERLELEAEHLREQLEEYKAYATDLRDRLEEDGEEVLLLDDLDEADEPRQLR from the coding sequence ATGGGCAACAAGAACAAGACGATCTCCTTCCGGGTGAACGAGGACGCGTTCGAGGCACTCCAGGAGATCGCCGAGGAACGCGACATCTCGTTGTCCGCGGTCTTCCGGGACTACGTCGACATGCTCGTCGACCACGACGGCCAGGTGTCGGTCGTCCCCGAGTCCGAACTCGAGAAACTCGACCGAGCCGACGCCGACCACGCGTTCCCCCCGACCGTGGAGGTGCCAAAGAGTTTCGTCCGCGAGCACGAACGACTCGAACTCGAGGCCGAACACCTCCGCGAGCAACTCGAGGAGTACAAGGCGTACGCCACCGACCTCAGGGACCGACTCGAGGAAGATGGAGAAGAGGTGTTGCTCCTCGACGACCTCGACGAGGCCGACGAACCACGACAGTTGCGGTGA
- a CDS encoding RPA family protein, translated as MSQAQLTREVARRVFASEFNDSTYAFKESDDERAPNYALLPTGDRANRVYFVGTLTETEDVGEESEYWRGRVVDPTGTFFVYAGQYQPEAASVLRDTEPPAYVAVVGKPRTYEPEEGTINVSVRPESIAVVDEATRDRWVVETAERTLERIESFREWEAEQEAPESGSTAPSNEYAQMAHERYDAPVENYRRDVIQALESLEEIEAAP; from the coding sequence ATGAGTCAGGCACAACTCACCCGCGAGGTCGCCCGCCGCGTCTTCGCTTCGGAATTCAACGACTCGACGTACGCGTTCAAGGAGTCCGACGACGAACGCGCACCGAACTACGCACTGCTCCCGACGGGCGACCGCGCGAACCGCGTGTACTTCGTCGGCACCCTCACCGAAACCGAGGACGTCGGTGAGGAGAGCGAGTACTGGCGCGGCCGGGTCGTCGACCCGACGGGGACCTTTTTCGTCTACGCCGGCCAGTACCAGCCCGAGGCCGCCTCGGTTCTCCGGGACACGGAACCCCCAGCGTACGTCGCCGTGGTCGGCAAGCCCCGCACCTACGAGCCCGAGGAAGGCACGATCAACGTCTCCGTTCGACCGGAGTCGATCGCCGTCGTCGACGAGGCCACCCGCGACCGCTGGGTGGTCGAGACCGCCGAACGCACCCTCGAGCGCATCGAGTCCTTCCGCGAGTGGGAGGCCGAGCAAGAAGCGCCCGAGAGCGGATCGACGGCCCCCAGCAACGAGTACGCTCAGATGGCTCACGAGCGCTACGACGCCCCCGTGGAGAACTACCGCCGGGACGTGATCCAGGCGCTCGAGAGTCTCGAGGAGATCGAAGCGGCACCGTAA
- a CDS encoding replication factor A (Replication protein A protects and stabilize the intermediate ssDNA that is generated by the unwinding action of a DNA helicase at the replication fork. In addition, SSBs prevent the formation of secondary structures by single-stranded template DNA.) produces the protein MSDVRQHAEDIHDQFSEHVDVSVDDVEERLTTLVDEYKVPMGEARRSVTNHYLEEAGLEREDIASSSSETVEIEEIDEDEQWVDLTAKVIELWEPRSDSIAQVGLLGDPTGTIKFTKWAKSELPTLDEGGVYRLRNVVTDEYEGRYSVKLNSTTVIEELEEDIEVGDDTSEIEGAMVDMQSGSGLIKRCPHEDCTYVLQNGRCPEHGEVEGEFDLRIKGVVDDGLDAHEVIFDAEATEELTGISLEEAKEMAMDALDTTVVADEIADQVIGTYYRVEGPTFGRYVLADDIEELEAPADPEELLIKARSM, from the coding sequence ATGAGCGACGTACGACAGCACGCGGAAGACATACACGACCAGTTTTCAGAGCACGTCGACGTCTCAGTCGACGACGTCGAGGAGCGCCTGACCACGCTCGTCGACGAGTACAAGGTACCGATGGGAGAGGCCCGGCGGAGCGTCACCAACCACTACCTCGAGGAGGCCGGCTTAGAGCGCGAGGACATCGCTTCGAGTTCGAGCGAAACCGTCGAGATCGAGGAGATCGACGAAGACGAACAGTGGGTTGACCTCACGGCGAAAGTGATCGAACTCTGGGAGCCCCGAAGCGACTCCATCGCACAGGTCGGGCTCCTCGGCGATCCGACGGGCACGATCAAGTTCACCAAGTGGGCGAAATCCGAACTCCCCACGCTCGACGAAGGCGGCGTCTACCGGCTTCGCAACGTCGTCACCGATGAGTACGAGGGACGGTACTCGGTCAAGCTCAACAGCACGACCGTCATCGAGGAGCTCGAGGAGGACATCGAGGTCGGCGACGACACCTCCGAAATCGAAGGCGCGATGGTCGACATGCAAAGCGGCAGCGGGCTGATCAAGCGCTGCCCGCACGAGGACTGCACCTACGTCCTCCAGAACGGTCGCTGTCCCGAGCACGGTGAGGTCGAGGGCGAGTTCGACCTCCGGATCAAGGGCGTCGTCGACGACGGGCTCGACGCCCACGAGGTCATCTTCGACGCCGAGGCGACCGAGGAACTGACGGGCATCAGCCTCGAGGAGGCCAAGGAGATGGCGATGGACGCCCTCGACACGACGGTGGTTGCGGACGAGATCGCGGATCAGGTCATCGGCACCTACTACCGCGTCGAGGGACCGACGTTCGGTCGCTACGTGCTGGCCGACGACATCGAGGAACTCGAGGCGCCGGCCGATCCGGAAGAACTGCTGATCAAAGCGAGGTCGATGTGA
- a CDS encoding DUF7091 family protein, translating to MADRRRLERFLRSKFQEAGERYEELRHSSGEQFEEAREAYEAARNARALPTDEADRAKIVCRRFAERRAARLDEAYRPACYEADHPDCEGCVEDVHEGRIETW from the coding sequence ATGGCTGACCGACGTCGACTCGAGCGCTTCCTCCGATCGAAGTTTCAGGAGGCCGGTGAGCGGTACGAGGAGCTTCGTCACTCGTCGGGCGAACAGTTCGAGGAAGCCCGCGAGGCCTACGAGGCGGCGCGCAACGCTCGTGCGCTCCCGACCGACGAGGCGGATCGCGCGAAGATCGTCTGTCGTCGGTTCGCCGAACGGCGGGCGGCGCGGCTGGACGAGGCGTATCGGCCGGCGTGCTACGAGGCCGACCACCCCGACTGCGAGGGTTGCGTCGAGGACGTCCACGAGGGGCGGATCGAAACCTGGTAG
- a CDS encoding radical SAM protein: MISKGCEQCAEGGKMVLFVYGYCDQRDCFYCPLGETRKNVTDVYANERLVESDADVLAEAHRMDALGTSITGGEPQEALERTCHYLSLLKDEFGEDHHTHLYTGITGGRENMRRLSEAGLDEIRFHPPLEQWGELHGTEWEEILYIAREEGLTPAFEIPGIRPEPEFLDFLDEGAADFCNVNEFEMSHGNFRRMQEKGYELKEGHMSAVETDREELLDVMGDHPRVYFCTSVFKDAAQHRRRLKRMARIVRREFDDVTDDGTLVYGKTYADPVRFEELGVPEEFYTVKANHVEVAWWLLEEMIEEGDVADGEIVEQYPTYDGQVVERTPLA; this comes from the coding sequence ATGATCTCGAAGGGCTGTGAGCAGTGCGCGGAAGGCGGCAAGATGGTCCTGTTCGTCTACGGTTACTGTGACCAGCGCGACTGCTTCTACTGCCCGCTCGGCGAGACTCGCAAGAACGTCACCGACGTCTACGCCAACGAGCGGCTCGTCGAATCCGACGCCGACGTCTTAGCGGAAGCTCACCGAATGGACGCTCTCGGGACCTCGATCACGGGCGGCGAACCCCAGGAGGCCCTCGAGCGGACCTGTCACTACCTTTCGCTGTTGAAAGACGAGTTCGGCGAGGATCACCACACCCACCTCTACACGGGAATTACGGGCGGTCGGGAGAACATGCGCCGGCTCTCGGAAGCCGGCCTCGACGAAATTCGCTTCCACCCGCCACTCGAGCAGTGGGGCGAGCTCCACGGCACCGAGTGGGAGGAGATCCTCTACATTGCCCGTGAGGAGGGGCTCACCCCGGCGTTCGAGATCCCCGGCATCCGCCCCGAACCCGAGTTCCTCGACTTTCTCGACGAGGGGGCCGCGGACTTCTGCAACGTGAACGAGTTCGAGATGAGCCACGGCAACTTCCGGCGGATGCAAGAGAAAGGCTACGAACTCAAGGAGGGCCACATGAGCGCCGTCGAGACCGATCGCGAAGAGCTCCTCGACGTAATGGGCGACCATCCGAGGGTGTACTTTTGCACGTCGGTGTTCAAAGACGCCGCCCAGCACCGTCGCCGGCTCAAGCGGATGGCCCGGATCGTCCGCCGAGAGTTCGACGACGTCACCGACGACGGCACACTCGTCTACGGAAAGACGTACGCCGACCCCGTGCGGTTCGAGGAACTCGGCGTTCCCGAGGAGTTCTACACCGTCAAGGCGAACCACGTCGAGGTTGCCTGGTGGCTACTCGAGGAGATGATCGAAGAGGGCGACGTCGCGGACGGCGAGATCGTCGAGCAGTATCCGACGTATGACGGGCAGGTCGTCGAGCGGACGCCGCTGGCATAA
- a CDS encoding helix-turn-helix transcriptional regulator: MRLSAAIVLALAVLLVVAPMGVVAATPSAPLPTGSAYTQVDTETASGAPLEPAEPRQVIRIAVTDDGDAIWTIESRFHLQSETDRDEFEAYADAITAGDRDAGYDTETLEQFRQLAAASTDREMHLEDAGWDDPRIESVDDGDHELGVISYSATWSNFTVVDGGYVYLGDAFQSGDGTWFPELTEEQRLVIERPANSTFEDVPRGLEDGALVWIGPYEFDENELQVTFQIGNNGAGGGDGNGSETPPTSFFDGLLSPTSIVAGFGLLVLLAVVGIGGYLLASRERLADLIRRAGLDTTASEPTSDEPPTGEAAASSVEFDDSSVKEAEEVDVELLSDEERVLRLLHQNGGRMKQAMIVKETGWSNAKVSQLLSKMDEDDEIEKLRIGRENLITLPEIDLTEIE, translated from the coding sequence ATGCGGTTATCAGCCGCCATCGTCCTCGCCCTCGCAGTCCTCCTCGTCGTTGCCCCCATGGGTGTGGTCGCCGCCACACCGTCGGCCCCTCTACCGACTGGTTCGGCGTACACGCAAGTAGACACCGAAACCGCTTCGGGAGCACCCCTCGAGCCTGCCGAGCCTCGGCAGGTGATCCGAATCGCCGTCACCGACGACGGCGATGCGATCTGGACGATCGAGAGTCGATTCCACCTCCAGAGCGAAACCGACCGCGATGAGTTCGAGGCGTACGCCGACGCGATCACCGCTGGTGATCGGGACGCCGGATACGACACGGAAACGCTCGAGCAGTTCCGGCAGCTCGCAGCGGCGTCGACGGATCGGGAGATGCACCTCGAAGACGCCGGCTGGGACGATCCTCGAATCGAATCCGTCGACGACGGCGACCACGAACTCGGCGTCATCTCCTACTCCGCGACGTGGTCGAACTTCACCGTCGTCGACGGGGGGTACGTCTATCTCGGTGACGCGTTCCAGTCCGGGGACGGGACGTGGTTTCCGGAGTTGACCGAGGAGCAACGGCTCGTGATCGAACGGCCGGCGAACTCCACGTTCGAAGACGTTCCACGCGGTCTCGAGGACGGTGCACTCGTCTGGATCGGACCGTACGAATTCGACGAGAACGAACTTCAGGTCACGTTCCAGATCGGCAACAACGGAGCCGGAGGCGGCGACGGCAACGGGTCGGAGACGCCACCGACTAGCTTCTTCGACGGACTCCTGTCTCCGACGTCGATCGTCGCCGGGTTCGGTCTGCTCGTGCTCCTCGCCGTCGTCGGGATCGGTGGTTACCTTCTCGCCTCCCGTGAACGGCTAGCCGACCTGATCCGACGCGCCGGTCTCGACACAACCGCATCCGAACCGACGTCGGACGAGCCACCGACCGGCGAGGCAGCCGCTTCGTCGGTCGAGTTCGACGACTCGAGCGTCAAGGAGGCGGAGGAAGTCGACGTCGAACTCCTGAGCGACGAAGAGCGCGTCCTCCGACTGCTCCATCAGAACGGTGGCCGGATGAAACAGGCGATGATCGTCAAAGAGACCGGCTGGTCGAACGCCAAGGTGTCCCAACTGCTCTCGAAGATGGACGAAGACGACGAGATCGAAAAACTCCGGATCGGCCGCGAGAACCTCATCACGCTCCCCGAGATCGACCTGACCGAGATCGAGTGA
- a CDS encoding DUF7096 domain-containing protein translates to MKNAVSAALLALLLVCSLPAIALATVDPAGDETLPAADIDHGEPTAVDWLGYESRSTSEPGVLRELTPVTVDDASMRGVVEADATTNRLVLEGDVRSSYVETSPNLGATLAAQDDAVRIDNERFVVDRAITDGSTVERQEAIEAAYDRIQTRVDALESREHEAVSAHVSGQLSDEALLTVLRRNYEEANALDEALEQLEAGADQTIGISIDTKPDQMFLEQYRGPVRSQFEVGGSGPQTTADVRLETSADGVSLAMIAGDEYVTETIRFDNRELDRSPEVESLSAAEEYAELYYPWTVNEQPVGVRMGLNTISDYSPVRLHWVEMRTVQGDLEVSLDTGSTGVYREVQSLSIESVPSTSQEETWTNDTLELSINRTAVDGPMEVVVTDQETGDPADVTVVVDGRELGQTGEDGTLWILPPVGEFELSAQTPDETVNATVSGWASTI, encoded by the coding sequence ATGAAGAACGCGGTTTCCGCTGCCCTCCTCGCGTTGCTTCTGGTCTGTTCTCTCCCTGCGATCGCCCTCGCCACGGTCGATCCAGCGGGAGACGAGACGCTGCCAGCTGCCGACATCGATCACGGTGAACCGACCGCCGTGGACTGGCTTGGGTACGAGTCCCGGTCGACGAGCGAGCCGGGGGTGCTCCGAGAACTGACCCCCGTAACCGTCGACGACGCATCGATGCGAGGGGTCGTCGAAGCAGATGCGACGACGAACCGACTCGTTCTCGAAGGTGACGTCCGAAGCAGCTACGTCGAGACGTCACCTAACCTCGGAGCGACGCTCGCAGCACAGGACGACGCGGTACGGATCGATAACGAACGCTTTGTAGTCGACCGAGCGATCACCGACGGCTCGACCGTCGAACGACAGGAGGCGATCGAAGCGGCGTACGATCGAATCCAGACTCGAGTCGACGCCCTCGAGAGCCGTGAGCACGAGGCAGTGAGCGCCCACGTCAGTGGCCAGCTGTCGGACGAGGCGCTCTTGACCGTGCTGCGGCGAAACTACGAGGAAGCGAACGCACTCGATGAGGCTCTGGAGCAGTTGGAAGCTGGTGCCGATCAGACGATCGGTATCTCGATCGACACCAAACCCGACCAGATGTTTCTCGAGCAGTACCGGGGTCCAGTTCGCTCGCAGTTCGAAGTGGGTGGATCCGGTCCTCAAACGACGGCGGACGTTCGCCTCGAGACGTCCGCCGACGGCGTGAGCCTCGCGATGATCGCCGGAGACGAATACGTTACTGAAACGATTCGGTTCGACAATCGAGAGCTCGACCGATCGCCAGAGGTCGAAAGTCTCTCGGCTGCCGAGGAGTACGCCGAGCTGTACTACCCGTGGACGGTCAACGAACAGCCGGTCGGCGTTAGAATGGGGCTGAACACGATCAGCGACTACTCACCGGTTCGGCTGCACTGGGTCGAGATGCGGACCGTACAGGGAGACCTCGAGGTCAGTCTGGACACGGGCTCGACCGGCGTCTACCGAGAGGTGCAGTCGCTGTCGATCGAGAGTGTACCCTCGACGTCCCAGGAAGAAACGTGGACGAACGACACGCTCGAGCTCTCGATCAATCGAACGGCTGTCGACGGGCCGATGGAAGTCGTCGTCACCGACCAGGAAACCGGTGACCCGGCAGACGTCACGGTCGTCGTCGATGGTCGCGAGCTCGGTCAAACGGGCGAGGACGGAACGCTGTGGATCCTGCCGCCGGTCGGCGAGTTCGAACTGTCTGCACAGACGCCGGACGAAACGGTGAACGCGACCGTTTCGGGCTGGGCGAGCACGATCTGA
- a CDS encoding type IV pilin N-terminal domain-containing protein, translated as MSSTVELEDGCRGVGPLVGVVLLVAITVCLVAVVAAVVGAWSLEPAGSTAAFALDVDADRNAVTIEHVAGDPVDVAALTVWVEVNGEPLADQPPVPFVGAEGFYGTPEGPFNAEAEPRWIAGERATFRIAETNAPTVEAGDEVVIRLAVDGRTIAELSATAG; from the coding sequence GTGTCATCGACAGTCGAACTCGAGGACGGGTGTCGTGGGGTCGGCCCGCTCGTCGGTGTCGTCCTCCTGGTCGCGATTACGGTCTGTCTGGTCGCTGTGGTCGCAGCGGTCGTCGGTGCGTGGTCGCTCGAGCCGGCGGGTTCGACCGCCGCGTTCGCTCTCGACGTCGACGCCGACCGAAACGCGGTGACGATCGAGCACGTCGCTGGCGACCCGGTCGACGTCGCGGCGCTCACGGTGTGGGTCGAAGTCAACGGCGAGCCGCTCGCGGACCAGCCACCGGTTCCGTTCGTCGGGGCCGAGGGGTTCTACGGGACGCCGGAGGGACCGTTCAACGCCGAGGCCGAGCCTCGCTGGATAGCGGGAGAGCGTGCGACGTTTCGAATCGCCGAGACGAACGCGCCGACGGTCGAGGCGGGCGACGAAGTGGTCATTCGGCTCGCGGTCGACGGACGAACGATCGCGGAACTCTCGGCGACGGCCGGCTGA